The Verrucomicrobiaceae bacterium DNA window CTACCTAGAGGCCATAGGGCTCGAAAACATCGAAAAACACGGTTTGCAGCTCGCAGAGCTCGCAGTGGCCAAACTCAGCGAAATCCCCGGAATCCGCATTTTAGGGCCCCAGACAGGCCCCAGAGGCTCCCTAGCCGCCTTTCATGCCGAATGGGCACATCCGCATGACATGGTCGAATACGCCAACAGCCACGGCATCGCCATGCGTGGTGGCCACCACTGCACACAGCCACTCATGCGGCGCTTCAAAGTTCCCGGCACCACCCGCGCCAGTTTTTACCTCTACAACACGCCCGAAGAGATCGACCGCCTCGCCGAAGTCCTGCATACCGCGAGAAAATTCTTCTCCTAACTGCCCCGCTCTCATGTCCCCCGAAGAACTCCGCGACCTCTACCAGTCCGTCATCCTCGATCACAGCCGCAAACCGCGCAATCAGGGCGAGCTACCACCACCCTGCCTCCACGCCCATGGCGACAACCCGAGCTGCGGCGACGAGATCGACCTCTGGGTCCGGCTCGATGACCAAAACCGCATCGCAGACCTCAAATTCACCGGTCAAGGCTGCGCCATCAGCCAAGCCAGCGCCAGCATGATGACCGTCAAAATGAAAGGCCAAACCACCGCCCAGGCCGCCGCCATGCGTGAGGACTTCCGCCGCATCGTCATGGGTGATGGTAAACCCGCCGATGAAGACTCCCTCGGTGAGCTCA harbors:
- a CDS encoding SUF system NifU family Fe-S cluster assembly protein, with translation MSPEELRDLYQSVILDHSRKPRNQGELPPPCLHAHGDNPSCGDEIDLWVRLDDQNRIADLKFTGQGCAISQASASMMTVKMKGQTTAQAAAMREDFRRIVMGDGKPADEDSLGELTLLEGVQKFPQRVKCAMLAWRALEQALEGK